The following coding sequences lie in one Helicoverpa zea isolate HzStark_Cry1AcR chromosome 2, ilHelZeax1.1, whole genome shotgun sequence genomic window:
- the LOC124636472 gene encoding MFS-type transporter SLC18B1-like: MDRECDEADDNTPLCEVNRERTSSDSNLNSAARGTGSHETIVFDSKMMKTSTHTEDLAATWGGRRSLQDSGRLRRVHSWSGGPPDDISSEIIILRERLVRTQTRLQPGAVRNLSSRQRLTLASLALVDFMSFCSMSVMAPFFPREAAAKGLSETMCGIVFSFYAVVMFLTSPLFGKFLPMVGAKFLFTAGMFIAGACNVLFGTLALIEDTVTFTTLCFVVRGMEALGASAYSTASYVFVVNTFPDSIGSVLGILETFIGLGMSVGPAIGGLLYTIGGFGLPFYTLGVIMVLTVPINFFLLTDCEEYVSGSKTASIIGLFKIPSIIITGLVIVIVSNTWAFLDPTLEPHLRQFGLSTEQIGLIFLLFSSLYGIFSPIWGWVADRVHNHWCMMVWGLFLSSAGLLLLGPCPFIPGLPRDLWLDLVALSILGMSVALTLLPTFQGVLTSSIYEGGCPEALATYSAVAGVWSCCYSLGEVLGPALGGALTERYGFPLCATLCAAACFTMAVVTLTFFSLRESRKCQSVGSACDSIPYTDSTWNSNNFCRTRSAPHALAEHEPLLTPCSCYNNHSFTYGASPPKHFCLLHSKGNKSGYASIAEIAAYILKFQFVTSFYVKIRKSRRKSVAAPVNAPMLNEELYQNYIEKERDESNIKQRRNSNGYINMTKKSDKYCTYLEDAIFGSPDIMDNVTAEHLKVKRYNMGLVSTEKRCEEERRTTYEIIRHNLEKVQFYEQDECPSYGDIFDSCACRDGVTYVRGTVTVSSTGACEV; encoded by the exons ATGGACAGAGAGTGCGACGAGGCTGACGACAATACGCCACTGTGTGAAGTTAACCGTGAACGGACTTCTAGTGACTCGAATTTGAACAGTGCCGCCCGCGGAACAGGTTCTCACGAGACGATAGTGTTTGATAGCAAGATGATGAAGACCTCCACGCACACGGAAGACCTAGCAGCGACGTGGGGCGGGCGCAGGTCCCTGCAGGACTCCGGGAGACTGCGGCGCGTGCACTCCTGGTCCGGAGGGCCGCCCGATGACATCAGCTCAGAAATCATTATATTAAGGGAAAG GTTGGTGCGAACTCAAACGCGCCTACAGCCGGGCGCAGTGCGTAACCTGTCCAGCCGTCAGCGTCTGACGCTGGCCTCCCTAGCGCTGGTGGACTTCATGAGTTTCTGCTCCATGAGCGTGATGGCGCCCTTCTTCCCACGAGAGGCGGCGGCCAAGGGCCTGTCGGAGACCATGTGTGGCATCGTGTTCAGTTTCTACGCCGTCGTCATGTTCCTCACATCACCCTTATTTGGAAAGTTT TTGCCGATGGTTGGCGCAAAATTCCTTTTCACGGCCGGCATGTTCATCGCCGGCGCTTGCAATGTTTTATTTGG TACACTAGCGTTAATAGAAGACACGGTGACTTTTACTACACTATGCTTCGTGGTAAGAGGGATGGAGGCTCTCGGGGCGAGCGCATACTCCACGGCCAGCTATGTGTTCGTGGTGAACACGTTTCCTGACAGCATAGGCTCAGTTCTCGGCATCCTGGAGACGTTCATCGGCCTCGGCATGTCTGTGGGGCCAGCAATCGGTGGACTGTTGTACACG ATCGGGGGCTTCGGGCTACCTTTTTACACTCTTGGCGTTATCATGGTGTTGACTGTGCCCATCAACTTCTTCCTGCTCACTGATTGCgaag AATACGTGTCAGGTTCAAAAACGGCGTCCATCATTGGGTTATTCAAGATCCCCTCGATCATAATAACCGGTTTAGTGATAGTGATCGTGTCGAACACATGGGCCTTCCTCGACCCGACGCTGGAGCCCCATCTGCGGCAGTTTGGCCTCTCGACGGAACAGATCGGGCTGATATTCCTCTTGTTCTCCAGCCTTTATGGTATATTTAGCCCGATATGGGGATGGGTTGCAGATCG GGTGCACAACCACTGGTGTATGATGGTATGGGGTCTGTTCCTATCTAGTGCTGGATTACTACTGCTAGGACCCTGCCCTTTCATCCCTGGTCTCCCGAG AGATCTGTGGCTGGATCTCGTAGCGTTGTCAATTCTGGGCATGTCCGTGGCATTGACGCTTTTGCCCACCTTCCAAGGAGTCCTCACTAGTTCAAT CTACGAAGGCGGTTGTCCCGAAGCCCTAGCGACATACAGCGCGGTGGCAGGCGTGTGGTCGTGTTGCTACTCGCTGGGCGAAGTCCTAGGCCCCGCGCTCGGCGGAGCCCTCACTGAGCGATACGGGTTCCCGCTGTGTGCTACCCTATGTGCTGCGGCTTGTTTTACTATG GCAGTGGTAACGCTAACATTCTTCTCCCTGCGCGAGTCTCGCAAGTGCCAGTCAGTGGGCAGCGCGTGCGACTCCATCCCGTACACGGACTCGACGTGGAACAGCAACAACTTCTGCCGCACGCGCAGCGCGCCGCACGCGCTCGCCGAGCACGAGCCGCTGCTCACGCCTTGCTCCTGCTATAATAACCATA GTTTCACATACGGTGCATCTCCACCCAAACACTTCTGTCTGCTGCACAGCAAGGGCAACAAGAGCGGGTACGCGAGCATCGCCGAAATAGCCGCCTACATACTCAAGTTTCAGTTCGTTACCAGCTTCTATGTCAAAATCAGGAAATCCAGGAGAAAATCCGTCGCAGCACCAGTAAACGCCCCAATGCTGAATGAAGAActgtatcaaaattatatagaGAAGGAAAGGGATGAGTCTAATATAAAGCAACGCAGGAACTCCAACGGGTACATCAACATGACGAAGAAAAGCGATAAGTACTGCACGTATCTCGAAGATGCCATCTTTGGAAGCCCTGACATCATGGACAATGTTACCGCCGAACACTTGAAGGTGAAGAGATACAACATGGGGCTGGTCTCCACAGAGAAGCGTTGCGAGGAAGAGAGGAGAACTACTTACGAAATTATCAGACATAATCTTGAGAAGGTCCAGTTTTATGAGCAAGATGAGTGCCCGTCGTATGGTGATATATTT GATAGTTGTGCATGCAGAGATGGTGTTACCTACGTAAGAGGAACTGTGACGGTCTCCTCCACCGGTGCCTGTGAAGTTTAG
- the LOC124636485 gene encoding eukaryotic translation initiation factor 2A: MSTPYIAGLTSKNIFLIDFKEPYDEKNLRDETTTNIRSIIFSPKGTYLAYRTDKKVDILRCSDWSVTATINGNIKEMFFSPLDSYFTVWEMFLMTKENPQGKPNLHVYKSADGQLVGSFIQKNQTGWEPKWTSDEKLLALHLNNRVLIYENGELDRYTQQITADKLKSFSVSPSPAPTYYFALFTLGKAGQPSFWRVYKYPDFKDESQAVVSRSSFQADKATFYWNRRGTNVFAMTQTDVDKTGGSYYGKQSLSYGDVKGNSENVTFSKEGPIHAISWNPGNSNEWVAVYGHAPAKATLFNAKCEPLFEFGTGAWNSIYFPPEGNRMLLGGFGNIASGHIEVWELRGYKKVGSCAAPDTTSLMWDPRAETFLTATTYPRLTVGNGYKIWHYTCALMHKRVCAEKENLLAISWQPGNFPKSELSRTVPKGIEDSTPKPAAAYRPPGAKNRPSTFTLHEQEKPHKPGETPSAAPSKQAIKQKEKREARKARKAEEKARGDASPPPPAPATPRAPFVSTGDPEKDKKIKNLNKKLSDIDKLKQQKAAGKQLELNQLAKIDQEAALLQELAQLKL, translated from the exons AGTGGATATACTGCGATGTTCCGACTGGTCTGTAACAGCAACCATAAATGGAAATATCAAGGAAATGTTCTTTTCACCACTGGACAGCTATTTTACTGTCTGGGAAATGTTTTTGATGACAAAAGAAAACCCGCAG GGTAAGCCTAACCTCCATGTATATAAATCAGCTGACGGCCAGCTAGTAGGAAGCTTTATCCAGAAGAATCAAACTGGATG GGAACCAAAATGGACATCAGATGAGAAGCTGTTGGCCTTACATTTGAACAACAGGGTGCTGATCTATGAAAATGGAGAGCTTGATAGATATACACAACAAATAACGGCGGATAAACTGAAGTCATTCAGTGTCTCACCCAGCCCTGCTCCAACatattattttgctttatttactttag GTAAAGCCGGCCAGCCGTCATTCTGGCGTGTATACAAGTACCCAGACTTTAAGGACGAATCTCAGGCCGTGGTCAGCCGCTCGTCTTTCCAGGCAGATAAGGCCACCTTCTACTGGAACCGACGCGGCACTAATGTGTTCGCGATGACGCAAACTGAT GTGGACAAAACCGGTGGGTCTTACTATGGAAAGCAATCACTCTCTTATGGTGATGTGAAAGGCAACTCAGAGAATGTGACATTCA GTAAGGAAGGCCCAATCCACGCCATCTCGTGGAACCCGGGCAACTCCAACGAGTGGGTGGCGGTGTACGGCCACGCGCCGGCCAAGGCCACGCTGTTCAACGCCAAATGCGAACCCCTGTTCGAGTTCGGAACTGGCGCCTGGAACTCCATATACTTCCCGCCTGAAGGAAACC GTATGTTGCTTGGTGGTTTCGGCAATATAGCTTCTGGGCACATCGAGGTTTGGGAACTCCGCGGGTACAAGAAGGTGGGGTCCTGTGCCGCCCCGGACACGACCAGTCTCATGTGGGACCCTCGTGCTGAGACCTTCCTCACTGCCACTACGTACCCCAGGCTCACTGTCGGCAATGG CTACAAGATCTGGCACTACACATGCGCTCTGATGCACAAGCGCGTGTGTGCCGAAAAAGAGAACCTTCTAGCAATTAGCTGGCAGCCCGGCAACTTCCCCAAGAGCGAGTTGTCGCGAACCGTGCCCAAAGGCATTGAGGACTCCACGCCGAAGCCGGCGGCGGCGTACAGGCCTCCCGGGGCTAAGAACAGGCCCTCAACCTTCACGTTACATGAACAGGAAAAGCCGCATAAGCCTGGAGAAACTCCTAGTG CGGCGCCTTCAAAGCAGGCTATCAAGCAGAAGGAAAAGCGTGAAGCCCGCAAGGCTCGCAAGGCTGAGGAGAAGGCACGTGGCGACGCCTCCCCCCCGCCGCCCGCCCCCGCCACTCCCCGCGCACCCTTCGTGTCCACTGGCGACCCGGAGAAGGACAAGAAGATCAAAAACCTCAATAAG AAACTAAGCGACATTGACAAGCTGAAGCAACAGAAAGCTGCGGGCAAGCAGTTAGAACTCAACCAGCTCGCTAAGATTGACCAAGAGGCCGCGCTGTTGCAGGAACTAGCTCAACTTAAGTTATGA